One region of Myxococcus stipitatus genomic DNA includes:
- a CDS encoding membrane dipeptidase, with amino-acid sequence MTKSVRRGWLALGAALLCGGLGLPLAGCEDGELSLPPPAWGYADLHAHPASHMSFGAAADGTDGLFHGRPGGSLAEGRRDLLADLPACDGNMHGGEADPVTHKTHEDLIKKLNTITGLPHGVSGGGQYDAWPHSQSLMHEQMHVTAIHRAYQGGLRLMVASVTGNQMIGDRLWRGDHDAPSSGLEFDSAARQLDFIKGFASKNQDWMQVVTSPLEARQAIKNGKLAVVLGVEMDSLDSTQLHALSVRYGVRTVIPIHLANNPSFGGTAAYEDLFNANNHFLNGEYLSVEGDANLSFRLGRPNYLAGGPFGAVIPTPVSVDTTCELGYSPCPELPGHRFIAWQQGMKNTLGVNKHELRRLLKRGLILDVVHMGEKATGETLDFVESFDYPVMYSHGGIRQAGSPAGSERALLSTHAERIAASGGVLGLGTEGDTQPRQLVLPAQGHRFEGSSTRFELNLEQPVADRVEVAVATGGNGLLATTQTFARLELLGRSPIEVPLNDGEAWAPGSTHTVTVPLPTTVAATDVLAVRLRVAGGADAFWTVSGLGLTAISPRGVRRTVAVAVPNPTAGFVAELSPTRTAFTLRARMAPETPVARAIVRIWTGPGGNGRLASGSFATGSLLLVESDGRRRAGLDQNLNAGATWESGTQVERTFTLPEGTRLANVGQFLLRFVPGPSSEWAVSRVSVAVETSSGDSQPVAEFRASEARVFKSEDNELSLALQPPRVVPHDAVAAALRLNLDIKDEMDSTGRDINATVRTVSGTTVVQSINFASRLRNDGLTRVMVLLPAGTRVADLDRLTIDSAGTDSWDFAGVTVDVLSDPVVTWTEGYTRTLRAMGNRGVALGTDINGMAPQVPFTRVDVPERIDVAASRAPESLRATTPTLDTSRLGDTVFRFEDRGLAHFGMLPDFLQAVATQPTGDEALTGLFRSAEDFLVMWDKVLVSKSNVTGNPDRTRVRRFRVTVGTGGDDLRCDSNAEAFVALADGNEVKVALGNSFANYTSVTREFELPAEHELHEVRWFGVRGLLSNGDLRPCAGASPDNWNVESARLEFLDPSGSWETFMFRRGHPLKRMDHAAGNQEWKDLL; translated from the coding sequence ATGACGAAGAGCGTTCGACGCGGGTGGCTTGCGCTGGGGGCGGCCCTGCTCTGCGGGGGGCTGGGGCTCCCCCTGGCGGGGTGTGAGGACGGGGAGCTCTCCCTGCCACCCCCGGCCTGGGGATACGCGGACCTGCACGCCCATCCCGCCAGCCACATGAGCTTCGGCGCGGCGGCGGACGGGACGGACGGGCTGTTCCACGGCAGGCCCGGGGGCTCGCTCGCGGAGGGCCGGCGAGACCTGCTGGCCGACCTGCCCGCCTGCGACGGCAACATGCACGGCGGCGAGGCCGACCCCGTCACCCACAAGACGCACGAGGACCTCATCAAGAAGCTGAACACCATCACCGGGCTGCCCCACGGGGTCTCCGGCGGCGGGCAGTACGACGCGTGGCCGCACTCGCAGAGCCTGATGCACGAACAGATGCACGTGACGGCCATCCACCGGGCCTACCAGGGAGGACTGCGCCTCATGGTGGCGAGCGTCACCGGCAACCAGATGATCGGCGACCGGCTGTGGCGGGGAGACCACGACGCGCCGTCGAGCGGGCTCGAGTTCGACTCCGCCGCGCGCCAGCTCGACTTCATCAAGGGCTTCGCGTCGAAGAACCAGGACTGGATGCAGGTCGTCACCTCGCCGTTGGAGGCGCGCCAGGCCATCAAGAACGGGAAGCTGGCCGTGGTGCTCGGCGTGGAGATGGACTCGCTCGACTCCACCCAGCTCCACGCGCTCTCCGTGCGCTACGGCGTGCGGACGGTCATCCCCATCCACCTCGCGAACAACCCGTCGTTCGGCGGGACGGCGGCCTACGAGGACCTCTTCAACGCGAACAACCACTTCCTCAATGGCGAGTACCTCTCCGTCGAGGGGGACGCGAACCTCTCCTTCCGCCTGGGCCGGCCCAACTACCTGGCGGGAGGCCCCTTCGGCGCCGTCATCCCCACGCCGGTGTCCGTCGACACCACCTGCGAGCTCGGGTACTCGCCGTGCCCGGAGCTCCCCGGCCATCGCTTCATCGCCTGGCAACAGGGCATGAAGAACACCCTCGGCGTCAACAAGCACGAGCTGCGCCGGCTCCTGAAGCGCGGCCTCATCCTCGACGTGGTCCACATGGGGGAGAAGGCCACCGGAGAGACGCTCGACTTCGTCGAGTCCTTCGACTACCCGGTCATGTACTCGCACGGCGGCATCCGTCAGGCGGGCAGTCCGGCCGGCAGCGAGCGCGCCCTGCTGTCCACCCATGCGGAGCGCATCGCCGCGAGCGGCGGCGTCCTCGGGCTCGGGACGGAGGGGGACACCCAGCCCCGGCAACTCGTGCTGCCCGCCCAGGGGCATCGCTTCGAGGGCTCCTCGACGCGGTTCGAGCTGAACCTGGAGCAGCCGGTGGCCGACCGCGTGGAGGTCGCCGTGGCGACGGGAGGCAACGGCCTGCTGGCGACCACCCAGACCTTCGCGAGGCTGGAGCTATTGGGGCGCTCGCCCATCGAGGTGCCGCTCAACGACGGCGAGGCCTGGGCCCCGGGGAGCACGCACACCGTCACCGTCCCCCTGCCCACCACGGTGGCCGCCACGGACGTGCTCGCGGTCCGCCTGCGCGTGGCGGGCGGCGCGGACGCCTTCTGGACGGTCTCCGGCCTGGGCCTCACCGCCATCAGCCCTCGGGGCGTCCGCCGCACGGTGGCGGTCGCCGTGCCGAACCCGACGGCGGGCTTCGTCGCGGAGCTGTCCCCCACCCGCACGGCGTTCACCCTGCGCGCGCGGATGGCCCCGGAGACCCCGGTGGCGCGTGCCATCGTCCGCATCTGGACCGGGCCGGGCGGCAACGGGCGGCTGGCCTCGGGTTCCTTCGCCACCGGCAGCCTGCTGCTCGTCGAGAGCGACGGGCGGCGCCGCGCGGGGCTGGACCAGAACCTCAACGCCGGCGCGACCTGGGAGTCGGGGACCCAGGTCGAGCGGACCTTCACCCTCCCGGAGGGGACGCGCCTGGCGAACGTGGGCCAGTTCCTCCTGCGGTTCGTGCCGGGCCCGTCCTCGGAATGGGCGGTGAGCCGGGTGAGCGTCGCCGTGGAGACATCAAGCGGCGACAGCCAGCCGGTGGCGGAATTCCGCGCGTCGGAGGCCCGCGTCTTCAAGTCGGAAGACAACGAGCTGTCCCTCGCGCTCCAGCCGCCCCGCGTCGTCCCGCACGACGCCGTGGCCGCCGCGCTGCGGCTGAACCTCGACATCAAGGACGAGATGGACAGCACGGGGCGGGACATCAACGCCACCGTGCGCACGGTGAGCGGCACGACGGTGGTCCAGAGCATCAACTTCGCGAGCCGGCTGCGCAACGACGGCCTCACCCGGGTGATGGTCCTCCTGCCGGCGGGGACGCGCGTCGCCGACCTCGATCGGCTGACCATCGACTCGGCGGGCACGGATTCGTGGGACTTCGCGGGGGTGACGGTCGACGTGCTCTCGGACCCGGTGGTGACGTGGACGGAGGGCTACACGCGCACGCTGCGGGCCATGGGCAACCGGGGCGTCGCGCTGGGGACGGACATCAACGGCATGGCGCCCCAGGTGCCCTTCACGCGCGTGGACGTCCCCGAGCGCATCGACGTCGCCGCCTCGCGCGCCCCCGAGTCGCTGCGCGCCACGACCCCTACGCTGGACACCAGCCGCTTGGGCGACACGGTGTTCCGCTTCGAGGACCGGGGGCTGGCCCACTTCGGGATGCTGCCGGACTTTCTCCAGGCCGTCGCCACGCAGCCCACGGGCGACGAGGCCCTCACCGGCCTGTTCCGCTCCGCGGAGGACTTCCTCGTGATGTGGGACAAGGTCCTGGTGTCCAAGTCGAATGTCACGGGCAACCCCGACCGGACGCGCGTGCGCCGCTTCCGCGTGACGGTGGGCACCGGCGGCGACGACCTGCGCTGCGACAGCAACGCGGAGGCCTTCGTGGCGCTCGCGGATGGCAACGAGGTGAAGGTGGCGCTCGGCAACAGCTTCGCCAACTACACGAGCGTGACGCGGGAGTTCGAGCTGCCCGCGGAGCACGAGCTGCACGAGGTCCGGTGGTTCGGCGTGCGGGGGCTCTTGAGCAATGGCGACCTGAGGCCCTGTGCGGGCGCCAGCCCCGACAACTGGAACGTGGAGAGCGCCCGGCTGGAGTTCCTCGACCCGAGCGGAAGCTGGGAGACCTTCATGTTCCGCCGGGGGCATCCGCTCAAGCGCATGGACCACGCCGCGGGCAACCAGGAATGGAAGGACCTGCTGTGA
- a CDS encoding response regulator transcription factor, whose amino-acid sequence MSPVQHLLIVEDSERLARTLEDTLGPRVPRVSWAADLASARAVLEVDPPDVVLLDVALPDGEGLDLLDAIRALSPPPRVIAISGSASPQQAFRLAEAGVRAFLSKPLQLEELEQVWTRTLSSAPELTPHLRAQVGDRPLHELEAYVRDTLVDEAMARSTGSIRGAAKVLGISRQLLQQILRKRQPDRG is encoded by the coding sequence ATGTCGCCCGTCCAGCACCTGCTCATCGTCGAGGACTCGGAACGGCTGGCCCGGACGTTGGAGGACACGCTCGGCCCTCGCGTCCCGCGTGTTTCGTGGGCCGCCGACCTCGCCTCCGCGCGCGCCGTGCTCGAAGTCGACCCTCCCGACGTCGTCCTCCTCGACGTGGCCCTCCCGGATGGCGAGGGGCTCGACCTGCTCGACGCCATCCGGGCCCTGAGTCCGCCCCCCCGCGTCATCGCCATCAGCGGCTCGGCCTCCCCCCAGCAGGCCTTCCGCCTGGCCGAGGCGGGGGTGCGGGCCTTCCTCTCCAAGCCCCTCCAACTCGAGGAGTTGGAGCAGGTCTGGACGCGGACCCTGTCCTCGGCCCCCGAGCTCACCCCCCACCTGCGTGCCCAGGTGGGGGACCGTCCGCTGCACGAGCTCGAGGCCTATGTGCGCGACACGCTCGTCGACGAGGCGATGGCTCGCTCCACCGGGAGCATCCGTGGCGCGGCGAAGGTGCTCGGCATCTCGCGGCAGCTGCTCCAGCAGATCCTCCGCAAGCGACAGCCGGACCGGGGTTGA
- a CDS encoding MATE family efflux transporter translates to MSDLSMQGPTQLKLFRLTWPIFLELLLFMMMGTADTLMLSGVSDDAVAGVGFVNQFLFICILVMEVVSNGASVVVSQYLGARRVEEASRISALAITLNLMLGLVVSAGLLLGGDALLQRMNLHGVVLEHARTYMGIAGGFIFIQALINVFSGLIRTYGFTRESMFIALGMNVLHVAGNALLIFGRGGFPRMEVAGAAISTVVSRGVALVVFAWMLYRVMEVRMRARDYVTFSPDIIRKILRVGVPSALEQGTYQSCQAVFLYYVTFLGSTALAARQYANAISQYVFLFSLAVGMGTAIIVGRHVGARRPDDAFRQAFQSLKWAVAITVVVDVVVILVRVPLVGLFTHDGAIVQLTAKLLVLGLLLESGRSFNLVLVNALRSAGDATFTVYMGFASMVCMSLPLGYFLVFELGLGLPGVWLAVAADEWVRGISMWLRWRSRIWEQKSLVTPAATTEPAGVAVASG, encoded by the coding sequence ATGTCAGATCTGTCGATGCAGGGCCCCACGCAGCTGAAGTTGTTCCGGCTGACGTGGCCGATCTTCCTCGAGCTTCTCCTCTTCATGATGATGGGCACGGCGGACACGCTGATGCTCAGCGGTGTGTCGGACGACGCCGTGGCGGGAGTGGGCTTCGTCAATCAGTTCCTGTTCATCTGCATCCTGGTCATGGAGGTGGTGAGCAACGGGGCGTCGGTCGTGGTGTCCCAGTATCTGGGGGCGCGGCGCGTGGAGGAGGCCTCGCGGATCTCCGCGCTGGCGATCACCCTCAACCTGATGTTGGGGCTGGTGGTGAGCGCGGGGCTGTTGTTGGGCGGGGACGCGCTGTTGCAGCGGATGAACCTGCACGGCGTCGTGCTGGAGCACGCGCGGACGTACATGGGCATCGCCGGTGGCTTCATCTTCATCCAGGCGCTCATCAACGTCTTCTCCGGGCTCATCCGCACCTACGGCTTCACGCGGGAGTCGATGTTCATCGCCCTGGGGATGAACGTGCTGCACGTGGCGGGCAACGCGTTGCTCATCTTCGGCCGGGGTGGGTTCCCGAGGATGGAGGTGGCGGGCGCCGCCATCTCCACCGTGGTCAGCCGTGGCGTGGCGCTCGTCGTGTTCGCGTGGATGCTGTACCGGGTGATGGAGGTCCGGATGCGTGCACGCGACTACGTGACGTTCTCCCCGGACATCATCCGGAAGATCCTTCGGGTGGGGGTCCCCTCGGCGCTGGAGCAGGGCACGTACCAGTCCTGCCAGGCGGTGTTCCTGTACTACGTCACGTTCCTGGGTTCGACGGCGCTGGCCGCGCGGCAGTACGCGAACGCCATCTCCCAGTACGTCTTCCTGTTCAGCCTCGCGGTGGGCATGGGCACGGCCATCATCGTGGGAAGGCATGTGGGCGCGCGCCGCCCCGACGACGCCTTCCGACAGGCTTTCCAGAGCCTGAAGTGGGCGGTGGCGATCACCGTGGTGGTGGACGTGGTCGTCATCCTGGTCCGCGTGCCGCTGGTGGGGCTGTTCACGCATGACGGGGCCATCGTCCAGCTCACGGCGAAGCTCCTCGTCCTGGGGTTGCTGCTGGAGTCGGGGCGCTCGTTCAACCTCGTGCTGGTGAACGCGCTGCGCTCCGCGGGGGATGCCACGTTCACCGTCTACATGGGCTTCGCGTCCATGGTGTGCATGAGCCTGCCGCTGGGCTACTTCCTGGTCTTCGAGCTCGGCCTGGGATTGCCGGGGGTGTGGCTGGCCGTCGCCGCCGACGAATGGGTGCGCGGCATCTCCATGTGGCTGAGGTGGAGGAGCCGCATCTGGGAGCAGAAGTCGCTCGTCACGCCCGCGGCGACGACGGAGCCCGCCGGCGTGGCGGTGGCGAGCGGGTAG
- the miaB gene encoding tRNA (N6-isopentenyl adenosine(37)-C2)-methylthiotransferase MiaB, with translation MKRYFIHTFGCQMNVNDSLRMSEVLAKMSYEPTPVPENADLIILNTCSIREKAEDKMLSALGRYKPVKASRGAILGVGGCVAQQEKDKLLKKVPYLDFVFGPDNIARLPDIIGRVHAERERVVETAFVDSEEYVFPRADPETSRGKVTEFVTVMKGCDNVCSFCIVPHTRGREVSRAFPDVLQEVDGLAKVGVREVTLIGQNVNSYLGGISFAQLLLRTAEVPGIERVRFTTSHPHDLSDELIEAFRVQPKIAPHFHLPVQCGSDRILKMMRRDYTVEQYLERLAKLRAARPGIAVTTDIIVGFPGETEEDFELTLKLTEQVRYDNQFSFIYSPRPKTGAALREKDWGPVEHEVKIARLERLQKVQRRISAETTAALVGAEVEVLVEGHSRYDATKRFGRTPENRTVNFDGDAPTGSFVKVKVERSTPNQLAGKQVEVLQLPTVEPLPVAPPVSPFHVIAEA, from the coding sequence ATGAAGCGCTACTTCATCCACACCTTCGGCTGTCAGATGAACGTCAACGACTCGCTCCGCATGAGCGAGGTGCTGGCGAAGATGTCCTACGAGCCGACCCCGGTGCCGGAGAACGCGGACCTCATCATCCTCAACACCTGCTCCATCCGCGAGAAGGCCGAGGACAAGATGCTGTCGGCGCTCGGGCGCTACAAGCCGGTGAAGGCCAGCCGGGGCGCCATCCTCGGAGTGGGCGGGTGCGTGGCGCAGCAGGAGAAGGACAAGCTCCTGAAGAAGGTGCCGTACCTGGACTTCGTGTTCGGCCCGGACAACATCGCCCGGCTGCCGGACATCATCGGCCGCGTGCACGCGGAGCGCGAGCGCGTCGTCGAGACGGCCTTCGTGGACTCCGAGGAGTACGTCTTCCCGCGCGCGGACCCGGAGACGTCCCGTGGCAAGGTCACCGAGTTCGTCACGGTGATGAAGGGCTGCGACAACGTCTGCTCGTTCTGCATCGTCCCGCACACCCGTGGCCGCGAGGTGAGCCGCGCCTTCCCGGACGTGCTCCAGGAGGTGGACGGGCTGGCGAAGGTGGGCGTGCGCGAGGTGACGCTCATCGGGCAGAACGTCAACTCGTACCTGGGCGGCATCTCCTTCGCGCAGCTGCTGCTGCGCACCGCGGAGGTCCCCGGCATCGAGCGCGTGCGCTTCACCACCAGCCACCCGCACGACCTGTCCGACGAGCTCATCGAGGCCTTCCGCGTCCAGCCGAAGATCGCCCCGCACTTCCACCTGCCCGTGCAGTGCGGCAGCGACCGCATCCTGAAGATGATGCGCCGCGACTACACGGTGGAGCAGTACCTGGAGCGGCTCGCGAAGCTGCGCGCGGCGCGGCCGGGCATCGCCGTCACCACCGACATCATCGTGGGCTTCCCCGGGGAGACCGAGGAGGACTTCGAGCTGACGCTGAAGCTGACCGAGCAGGTCCGCTACGACAACCAGTTCTCCTTCATCTACAGCCCCCGCCCGAAGACGGGCGCGGCGCTGCGCGAGAAGGACTGGGGCCCCGTGGAGCACGAGGTGAAGATCGCCCGGCTGGAGCGGCTGCAGAAGGTGCAGCGGCGCATCAGCGCGGAGACGACGGCGGCGCTGGTCGGCGCGGAGGTCGAGGTGCTGGTGGAGGGCCACTCGCGCTACGACGCCACCAAGCGCTTCGGCCGCACGCCGGAGAACCGCACCGTCAACTTCGACGGCGACGCGCCCACCGGCTCCTTCGTCAAGGTGAAGGTGGAGCGCTCCACGCCCAACCAGCTCGCGGGCAAGCAGGTGGAGGTGCTCCAGCTGCCGACGGTGGAGCCGCTGCCGGTGGCTCCGCCCGTCTCGCCGTTCCACGTCATCGCGGAGGCTTGA
- a CDS encoding cyclic nucleotide-binding domain-containing protein, with amino-acid sequence MALVPANTLKACPLFKGFTDTGIQIFAGVAVPRAFPKGTALFSEGKTGDSLIIVGEGTVRLSAKSPSGEEVSLGEVGTGEPLGELALVQKGERLCTATAVTDVSALEIRAADFQKLLATKPQACVKLLMGIVGYFGQKARDNRDMIRTLIGKAPAA; translated from the coding sequence ATGGCTCTCGTGCCTGCGAACACCCTCAAGGCCTGCCCGCTGTTCAAGGGCTTCACCGACACCGGCATCCAGATTTTCGCGGGAGTCGCCGTGCCTCGGGCGTTCCCCAAGGGGACGGCGCTGTTCTCCGAGGGGAAGACGGGCGACTCGCTCATCATCGTGGGCGAGGGCACGGTGCGGTTGAGCGCGAAGAGTCCGTCCGGCGAAGAGGTGTCGCTGGGCGAGGTGGGCACCGGCGAACCCCTGGGGGAGCTGGCGCTGGTGCAGAAGGGGGAGCGGCTGTGCACCGCCACCGCGGTGACGGACGTGTCCGCGCTGGAGATCCGCGCCGCGGACTTCCAGAAGCTGCTCGCCACCAAGCCCCAGGCCTGCGTGAAGCTGCTGATGGGAATCGTGGGCTACTTCGGCCAGAAGGCGCGGGACAACCGCGACATGATTCGCACCCTCATCGGAAAGGCACCGGCGGCCTGA
- a CDS encoding sensor histidine kinase, protein MLRAPEPVPPEVLARKVLHQAANDGEAVVSLVRGLFCSLVLVRFLTIDQGPAPGGTGRALFEVSLLCAAIAGSFVALLAARRGRFGTGGLVASILGDALICFGSLLSTVLWPTNHYMGILRSPDPAAFIVVVSISALRLTPGAAWVGTVANLGLLVALVEVDQRLNGFPGMTSPTHLGMLLLFVGGAGAVASVTCAIGRRIVLQAGEESGRVAHARWRFGALLREHHDVRTLLSAATLRAGLLGREVASEAAKGHARALSSDLVELAGLLDHVKVQAFGELMVLDASTPVAVAPVLRRCVEGLAPRFPDRRFELGARGDDVLVRMQGGERGLMHVISNLLTNACEGDGTRGAERIQVEVSKTGQDGQVRLTFTDDGPGFEPGVLEDGRPRGQSTKSQGNGLGLLLVTALVEASGGRLRASNPGGGGARVEVCLPLAR, encoded by the coding sequence GTGTTGCGCGCCCCGGAGCCGGTGCCACCGGAGGTCCTGGCCAGGAAGGTCCTCCATCAGGCGGCGAACGACGGCGAGGCGGTGGTGAGCCTCGTGAGGGGGCTGTTCTGCTCGCTCGTCCTGGTGCGCTTCCTCACCATCGACCAGGGCCCGGCGCCGGGAGGGACCGGCCGGGCGCTGTTCGAAGTCTCCCTGCTCTGCGCCGCCATCGCGGGCTCCTTCGTCGCGCTGCTGGCCGCGCGGCGGGGACGCTTCGGCACGGGAGGGCTCGTGGCCTCCATCCTGGGTGACGCGCTGATCTGCTTCGGCTCGCTGCTCTCCACGGTGCTGTGGCCCACGAACCACTACATGGGCATCCTGCGGTCCCCCGACCCCGCGGCCTTCATCGTGGTCGTCTCCATCAGCGCGCTGCGGCTCACGCCCGGGGCGGCCTGGGTCGGGACGGTGGCGAACCTGGGGCTGCTCGTCGCGCTCGTGGAGGTAGACCAGCGGCTGAATGGCTTTCCGGGGATGACGAGTCCGACCCACCTGGGAATGCTGCTGCTCTTCGTCGGTGGCGCCGGCGCGGTCGCCTCGGTGACGTGCGCCATCGGCCGCCGAATCGTCCTCCAGGCCGGCGAGGAGAGCGGGCGCGTGGCCCATGCCCGGTGGCGCTTCGGCGCCCTGCTCCGGGAGCACCACGACGTCCGGACGCTGCTGTCCGCGGCCACGCTCCGCGCGGGGTTGCTGGGACGGGAGGTCGCGTCCGAGGCCGCGAAGGGGCATGCCCGGGCGCTCTCGAGCGATCTCGTCGAATTGGCGGGGCTCCTGGACCACGTGAAGGTCCAGGCCTTCGGGGAGCTGATGGTGTTGGATGCCTCGACGCCGGTGGCGGTGGCGCCCGTCCTGCGCCGCTGCGTGGAGGGGCTGGCCCCGCGCTTTCCGGACCGCCGCTTCGAGCTGGGCGCGCGCGGCGACGACGTCCTGGTCCGGATGCAGGGCGGCGAGCGCGGCTTGATGCACGTGATCTCCAACCTCCTCACCAATGCCTGCGAGGGAGACGGCACTCGCGGCGCGGAGCGCATCCAGGTGGAGGTGTCGAAGACCGGGCAGGATGGCCAGGTGCGCCTCACCTTCACGGACGATGGCCCGGGCTTCGAGCCCGGCGTCCTGGAGGACGGTCGTCCACGAGGACAGAGCACGAAGTCCCAGGGGAACGGGCTGGGGCTGCTCCTCGTCACCGCGCTGGTGGAGGCCAGCGGGGGACGCCTGCGCGCCAGCAACCCGGGCGGAGGTGGCGCGCGCGTGGAGGTCTGCCTGCCCCTGGCGCGCTGA
- a CDS encoding gamma carbonic anhydrase family protein: MALRAFGGVSPRIHPSCFVEDSAQVVGDVELGEGSSIWFNTVLRGDVNPIQVGKRTNLQDLSLIHVTSMRYGTVIGDDVTVGHHVVLHGCTVGNRVLVGMGAILLDGVEVGDDCIIGAGTLLTPGTKVPPGSMVMGSPGRVKRPLTDDEKAFLLMSAGHYVELANEYRASR; the protein is encoded by the coding sequence ATGGCCCTGAGAGCGTTCGGCGGGGTGTCCCCCCGCATCCATCCGAGCTGCTTCGTGGAGGACTCCGCCCAGGTGGTGGGCGACGTGGAGCTGGGGGAGGGCTCCTCCATCTGGTTCAACACGGTGCTGCGCGGCGACGTGAATCCCATCCAGGTGGGCAAGCGCACCAACCTCCAGGACCTCTCCCTCATCCACGTCACCAGCATGCGCTACGGCACCGTCATCGGTGACGACGTGACGGTGGGCCACCACGTGGTGCTCCATGGCTGCACCGTGGGCAACCGCGTGCTGGTGGGCATGGGCGCCATCCTCCTGGACGGCGTGGAGGTGGGGGACGACTGCATCATCGGCGCCGGGACGCTGCTGACGCCCGGGACGAAGGTGCCGCCGGGCTCCATGGTCATGGGCTCCCCGGGGCGGGTGAAGCGCCCGCTCACCGACGACGAGAAGGCCTTCCTCCTCATGTCCGCCGGGCACTACGTGGAGCTGGCCAACGAGTACCGCGCCAGCCGTTGA
- a CDS encoding DedA family protein yields the protein MQELLTQLLGDAHGFIAYLTVFGILVACGLGVPLPEDISLILGGFLAHKGAANLPVMMAVGFAGILVGDSLIFLAGRRLGGKLGRAEQGNGGGFFARIVTPEKRARVEKLFTVHGQKIVCIARFMPGVRAVTYFTAGSVGMSYWRFIFWDGLAALLSAPIFVWLGFHFGSELDMLIDKFKEGQYAVMGVLAVAAVGYFLWRRRRSAARRASDAASASTATSTPASTVGTQASPSSRNLVKGSTERLFEVAPAATDVLPRDRTREFFK from the coding sequence GTGCAAGAACTTCTCACCCAACTGCTTGGCGACGCACACGGCTTCATCGCCTATCTCACGGTGTTTGGAATCCTCGTGGCATGTGGCCTGGGCGTGCCGCTGCCGGAGGACATCTCGCTGATCCTCGGCGGCTTCCTGGCGCACAAGGGCGCCGCGAACCTGCCGGTGATGATGGCGGTGGGCTTCGCCGGCATCCTCGTGGGCGACAGCCTCATCTTCCTGGCCGGCCGCCGGCTGGGCGGGAAGCTGGGGAGGGCGGAGCAGGGCAATGGCGGAGGCTTCTTCGCTCGCATCGTCACGCCGGAGAAGCGCGCGCGGGTGGAGAAGCTCTTCACGGTGCACGGGCAGAAGATCGTCTGCATCGCGCGCTTCATGCCGGGCGTCCGCGCGGTGACGTACTTCACGGCGGGCTCGGTGGGCATGTCCTACTGGCGCTTCATCTTCTGGGATGGGCTGGCGGCGCTGTTGTCGGCGCCCATCTTCGTCTGGCTCGGCTTCCACTTCGGCAGCGAGCTGGACATGCTCATCGACAAGTTCAAGGAGGGCCAGTACGCCGTCATGGGCGTGCTCGCGGTGGCCGCCGTCGGCTACTTCCTGTGGCGCCGCCGCCGCTCGGCCGCCCGCCGCGCGAGCGACGCCGCCTCCGCGTCGACCGCCACGTCCACTCCGGCGTCCACCGTGGGCACCCAGGCGTCGCCGTCCTCGCGCAACCTGGTGAAGGGCTCGACGGAGCGGCTGTTCGAGGTGGCTCCCGCCGCGACCGACGTGCTCCCCAGGGATCGCACCCGGGAGTTCTTCAAGTAG